The Siniperca chuatsi isolate FFG_IHB_CAS linkage group LG12, ASM2008510v1, whole genome shotgun sequence genome has a segment encoding these proteins:
- the wnt6b gene encoding protein Wnt-6, producing the protein MTVRLSRIQLALFFILLCPVNIIGLWWAVGSPLVMDPNSICRKAKRLAGKQAELCQTQPEIVSEVAKGARLGVRECQYQFRYRRWNCTSHNKYFGKILQQDIRETAFVYAITAAGVTHAVTQACSMGDLLQCGCEATRNRAPPRPSSSSSSGDGVKWEWGGCGDDVEFGYEKSKQFMDAKRRRGKSDIRTLIDLHNNEAGRLAVKLYMRTECKCHGLSGSCTLRTCWKKMPHFREVGDRLLERFNGASKVMGGNDGKTLIPVGQNIKPPDKQDLIYSDESPDFCLANRKTGSLGTRGRVCNSTAMDISGCDLLCCERGYREETVVFEENCLCRFHWCCVVQCKKCLVRKELSLCH; encoded by the exons ATGACGGTTCGTCTATCACGGATCCAATTGGCCCTGTTCTTTATCTTGCTCTGTCCAGTCAATATCATCGGACTCTGGTG GGCGGTGGGCAGTCCGCTGGTGATGGACCCCAACAGCATTTGCAGGAAGGCGAAGCGTCTAGCGGGGAAGCAGGCTGAGCTGTGCCAGACTCAGCCAGAGATTGTCAGTGAGGTGGCCAAAGGAGCCAGGCTGGGCGTCAGGGAGTGCCAGTACCAGTTCAGGTACCGCCGGTGGAACTGCACTAGCCACAACAAGTACTTTGGCAAAatactgcagcaag ATATCCGGGAGACAGCGTTTGTTTATGCCATCACAGCGGCTGGTGTGACCCACGCTGTGACCCAGGCCTGCAGCATGGGAGACCTCCTGCAGTGTGGCTGTGAGGCGACCAGGAACAGAGCACCTCCAAGGCcgtcttcatcctcctcctctggggATGGAGTCAAGTGGGAGTGGGGGGGCTGCGGAGATGATGTGGAGTTTGGTTATGAAAAGTCGAAACAGTTTATGGATGCCAAGAGGAGAAGGGGCAAGAGCGACATCAGGACACTCATTGACCTGCACAACAACGAGGCTGGGCGGCTG GCAGTGAAGCTCTACATGCGGACAGAGTGCAAGTGCCACGGACTGTCGGGCTCGTGCACCTTGCGCACATGCTGGAAAAAGATGCCTCATTTCCGCGAGGTAGGCGACCGCCTGCTGGAGCGCTTCAACGGCGCTTCCAAGGTGATGGGTGGCAACGACGGCAAGACCCTGATCCCTGTCGGTCAGAACATAAAGCCGCCAGATAAGCAGGATCTGATCTATTCTGACGAGTCGCCCGATTTCTGCCTTGCAAATCGGAAAACTGGTTCACTGGGGACACGGGGGCGCGTGTGCAATAGCACAGCCATGGACATTAGTGGCTGCGACCTGCTGTGCTGCGAGCGTGGTTACCGGGAGGAAACAGTGGTATTTGAGGAGAACTGTCTGTGTCGTTTCCACTGGTGTTGTGTGGTCCAGTGCAAGAAATGCTTGGTCCGAAAAGAGCTTAGTCTCTGTCACTGA